In Ipomoea triloba cultivar NCNSP0323 chromosome 15, ASM357664v1, one genomic interval encodes:
- the LOC116007151 gene encoding RING-H2 finger protein ATL8-like — protein MYLLSSKLCGIHIHLIPYVSALIKEIETPLPNSSPMNQSDHQRFLGGVNSSISSSSPPPLLGSFGSGFLVCLASLVCALICIVGLFAVSRCACFRRVFGTATLPLPPAQANKGLKKKILRSLPKLSFAAAEHAPKLSECAICLAEFVGGDEIRILPQCGHGFHVACIDTWLRSHSSCPSCRQILVAGRCRKCDELPSAAAAASSSSSAVADTRIFAYQSNYHVNAIFP, from the coding sequence ATGTATTTATTATCCTCCAAACTTTGTGGTATACATATACACTTGATACCATACGTTTCCGCTTTAATTAAAGAAATCGAAACGCCTCTTCCCAATTCCTCTCCCATGAATCAGAGCGATCATCAACGATTTCTCGGCGGCGTCAATTCGTCGATCTCCTCCTCCTCGCCGCCGCCGCTGCTCGGAAGCTTCGGCTCAGGTTTCCTAGTCTGCCTAGCTTCCCTCGTCTGCGCGTTAATCTGCATCGTCGGCCTCTTCGCCGTCTCTCGCTGCGCCTGCTTCCGGCGCGTGTTCGGCACCGCAACCCTACCTCTCCCGCCGGCGCAGGCTAATAAaggattgaagaagaagattctCCGATCACTGCCGAAACTCAGCTTCGCCGCTGCCGAACACGCCCCTAAATTGTCGGAATGCGCTATTTGTCTGGCGGAATTCGTCGGCGGAGATGAGATTCGAATTTTGCCTCAGTGCGGCCATGGATTCCACGTTGCTTGCATTGACACGTGGCTCAGATCTCACTCCTCTTGTCCGTCTTGCCGCCAGATCTTGGTGGCCGGCAGGTGCCGTAAGTGCGACGAATTGCcgtccgccgccgccgccgcctcctcctcctcttccgcCGT